From Mytilus edulis chromosome 9, xbMytEdul2.2, whole genome shotgun sequence, the proteins below share one genomic window:
- the LOC139488045 gene encoding uncharacterized protein translates to MKVIQWPVTPTMRAKLIKLRVGRYVNVMQKEKSLLLRRLIILFLVLLLILLILIKQKISPFVNPSHGTMVKPCIKINPARADINDKIDKVHVMVVDRSSTGEASVPSIPDLSSQNRNSTDFIKDEYNCSIDYLIENNTTKVSSISDSDNLTNDYYEYEQGQAHIIVKDRLKSHYSFWKNIGCYDYILDTILNGYKIPFYSTPPSICLKNNRSAIIHSEFVTEAIHDLLIRGLIEVCEFQPCVVNPLTVSASDGRKKRLILDLRHVNKHLWKSSVKFEDVRIAMQFITNNSFCFQFDIVSAYHHVNIFMPHTEFLGFSWRHENTEKWYKFLVLPFGLSSACYIFTKITRPLIKKWRGEGKQVLMYLDDGLGTHTDEETCKTMSNQVRQDLIQSGFVPKNEKSKWSPMKLLVFLGYSIDTNRGTIAIPNERVQKVLKTIADVEYYVSKHGKVHARLVASLVGQIVSMSYVIGNVAYIMSKHLSIDILSMTSWNSCIVLSTESLIQIKFWRENLEHVNVKKFSSDVSCQSVVYIDASNTGYGGYVVETPFNIAHGMWSECEASKSSTWKELNAVRNILLSMINVLKDKRIKWFSDNQNVVTIVEKGSMKPELQDIAMCIFENCLIHNISIDVVWVPRTLNEKADFISRIIDYDDWGIDEQLFMYVDSLWGPHEIDWFANDDNHKLTVFYSRYWTVNSMGIDAFTINWQGANGWFVPPVCLVSKVISYMRQCFAHGTLVLPLWKSASFWPMLCPTGEGFIKEVKGCIDLPTNKKFYTSGKGNKSVFGNIDLPFRVLALRLDFEPF, encoded by the coding sequence ATGAAAGTAATCCAGTGGCCAGTGACTCCGACGATGAGAGCAAAATTAATAAAGCTGAGAGTAGGGCGATACGTAAACGTAATGCAAAAGGAAAAAAGTCTGCTTCTAAGAAGGCTAATTATTCTGTTCCTAGTACTCCTTCTCATTTTGTTGATACTTATCAAACAAAAAATCAGCCCTTTCGTGAACCCCAGTCATGGTACAATGGTCAAGCCTTGTATCAAAATCAACCCAGCACGAGCGGATATCAACGACAAAATAGACAAGGTGCATGTTATGGTTGTGGATCGTTCCAGCACTGGAGAAGCCAGTGTCCCTTCAATCCCAGACCTATCCAGCCAAAATCGAAATAGTACAGACTTTATAAAAGATGAGTATAATTGTAGCATAgattatttaattgaaaataatacaactAAAGTATCTTCGATAAGTGACTCGGATAATCTCACTAATGATTACTACGAGTATGAAcagggacaggcacatattatTGTGAAGGACAGGCTTAAAAGTCACTAttctttttggaaaaatattgGTTGTTATGATTATATTTTAGATACTATTTTGAATGGTTACAAAATTCCTTTTTACAGTACCCCTCCTTCTATATGCTTAAAAAACAATCGATCGGCAATCATCCATAGCGAGTTTGTTACCGAAGCTATACATGATCTTCTTATAAGGGGTTTGATTGAGGTATGTGAATTTCAACCTTGTGTTGTAAATCCTCTTACAGTTTCAGCGTCGGACGGTAGGAAAAAACGCCTTATTTTAGACCTCCGTCATGTTAACAAACATCTTTGGAAATCAAGTGTAAAATTTGAAGATGTTCGCATAGCCATGCAGTTTATCACAAACAATTCTTTTTGTTTCCAGTTTGATATTGTGTCGGCATATCACCATGTTAATATTTTTATGCCACATACAGAATTTTTAGGGTTTTCCTGGAGGCATGAAAACACCGAAAAATGGTATAAGTTTTTGGTTCTCCCGTTTGGACTTTCGTCAGCATGTTATATATTTACTAAGATCACAAGACCACTTATAAAAAAGTGGAGGGGTGAAGGTAAACAAGTTTTAATGTACCTAGATGATGGTTTAGGCACTCATACGGACGAAGAAACTTGCAAAACTATGTCCAATCAAGTGAGACAAGATTTAATTCAGAGTGGATTTGttcctaaaaatgaaaaatctaaatgGTCACCTATGAAACTTTTGGTATTTTTGGGTTATTCAATTGACACAAACCGTGGCACTATAGCCATTCCGAACGAAAGAGTTCAAAAGGTTTTAAAAACTATTGCTGACGTTGAATATTATGTATCTAAACATGGCAAAGTCCATGCACGATTGGTTGCTTCTTTAGTGGGACAAATAGTGTCCATGTCATACGTCATTGGAAACGTTGCTTATATCATGTCTAAACATTTAAGCATTGATATTTTAAGTATGACTTCGTGGAATAGTTGTATTGTTTTATCAACAGAAAGCTTGATACAAATTAAATTTTGGAGAGAAAATTTAGAACACGTAAATGTTAAAAAGTTTTCTTCAGATGTGTCATGTCAATCTGTAGTTTATATTGATGCAAGCAATACAGGATATGGTGGTTATGTTGTAGAAACACCTTTTAATATAGCACATGGTATGTGGTCCGAATGTGAGGCTTCAAAGAGTTCTACGTGGAAAGAGCTAAATGCTGTTAGAAATATTCTATTATCTATGATCAATGTATTAAAAGATAAACGAATTAAATGGTTCAGTGATAACCAGAATGTAGTAACTATTGTGGAAAAAGGTAGTATGAAACCTGAGTTACAGGATATTGCTATGTGCATTTTTGAGAATTGTTTGATACATAATATATCTATCGATGTAGTTTGGGTTCCTAGAACCTTGAATGAGAAAGCGGATTTCATCAGTCGTATTATTGATTATGACGATTGGGGTATTGACGAACAGTTATTTATGTATGTAGATTCCCTATGGGGACCTCATGAGATAGACTGGTTTGCAAATGATGACAATCATAAGTTAACGGTATTTTATTCCCGTTATTGGACGGTGAACTCGATGGGTATCGATGCATTCACTATTAACTGGCAAGGTGCCAATGGTTGGTTTGTACCACCTGTATGTTTAGTGTCTAAAGTAATAAGTTACATGAGGCAATGTTTTGCTCATGGGACACTTGTTTTACCTTTATGGAAGTCGGCAAGCTTTTGGCCGATGTTATGTCCTACGGGTGAAGGGTTCATTAAAGAGGTGAAAGGCTGTATAGATTTACCTACTAACAAGAAATTCTATACTTCTGGTAAAGGGAATAAATCAGTATTTGGAAATATTGATTTACCCTTCAGGGTGTTGGCTTTGAGACTTGATTTTGAACCTTTTTAA
- the LOC139488060 gene encoding ADP-ribosylation factor-like protein 16: MCLIIGPTGVGKTLLLKRLQNFHSVKEIDKLGEIPSTIPTVGTNLVNVPTGKKQETVIREVGGCMCPIWNSYLKDLTALIFVIDISNTLQIAASCIQFLTVLNSTAVQNTPILLLLNKSDQPLALSRFEVESLMRIDDIRQNTKHQITILEISAFNGKGLTEVIDWVHQASTKS, translated from the exons ATGTGCTTGATCATCGGTCCAACTGGAGTTGGGAAGACTCTGCTTTTAAAAAGACTTCAGAATTTTC ATAGTGTTAAAGAAATTGACAAACTTGGAGAGATCCCATCTACTATTCCTACA GTAGGTACCAATCTGGTGAATGTTCCTACTGGTAAGAAGCAAGAAACAGTTATAAGAGAGGTTGGAGGATGCATGTGTCCTATATGGAACAGTTATCTTAAAGATTTAACAGCATTGATT TTTGTGATAGATATATCAAATACATTACAAATAGCTGCCTCATGTATACAATTCCTGACAGTGCTTAATAGCACTGCTGTACAGAATACtccaatattacttttactgaaTAAAAG TGATCAGCCTTTAGCTTTATCAAGATTTGAAGTGGAATCTTTGATGAGAATAGACGATATTAGACAGAATACAAAACATCAAATTACAATTTTAGAAATAAGTGCCTTTAATGGTAAAGGATTGACAGAAGTTATAGACTGGGTTCACCAGGCATCAACTAAGAGTTGA
- the LOC139489336 gene encoding uncharacterized protein encodes MFLQALQSDLLELPDTLIEKIHLLPDLLTESKSNNTVQNYYYGFFRWKKWALSNGISSEFILPAKPIHVAIYLACLVQQNRTPSPINQAFYSIRWAHKIISVISPTDSDLVKNILEGAKRRLSVPIKKKEPITPDMLSQMFDRLYCENNLYNQRTISACLLSYSGFLRVSELLNLRTCDIQFFLSHMSVFIQKSKTDIYRDGDRIIIARTGNKLCPVKNLESFLEWSNNPLDTDVFVFQNLTKTKENYVFRKENKPLSYTRMRELFIEAFSPIVPNIKSFGLHSLRSGGASAACNFGISDRLFKRHGRWRSETAKDGYVKDSFSDRMLVSQNLGL; translated from the coding sequence atgttTTTGCAGGCTTTACAAAGCGATCTGTTGGAATTACCTGATACTTTGATTGAGAAAATTCATTTACTTCCTGATCTGTTAACCGAAAGTAAATCTAACAACACcgttcaaaattattattatggTTTTTTTAGATGGAAAAAATGGGCTTTATCTAATGGAATATCTAGTGAATTTATTTTACCGGCCAAACCAATACATGTGGCTatatatttagcatgtttagtgcaACAAAATCGTACGCCCAGTCCTATCAATCAAGCGTTTTATAGTATTAGATGGGCACATAAAATTATTAGTGTTATTTCTCCTACAGATTCTGATTTAGTGAAAAATATTCTTGAAGGAGCTAAGAGACGTCTATCTGTTCCGATTAAAAAGAAAGAACCGATCACTCCAGATATGCTTTCACAGATGTTCGACAGGTTATATTGTGAAAATAACCTTTACAACCAGCGTACTATTTCTGCTTGTTTGTTATCTTATTCTGGTTTTTTACGTGTTTCTGAATTGCTGAATTTGAGAACCTGTGATATTCAATTTTTTCTAAGTCATATGTCAGTATTCATACAGAAAAGTAAAACGGATATTTATAGAGATGGTGATCGAATAATCATTGCGAGAACCGGGAATAAATTATGTCCTGTGAAGAACTTGGAGAGTTTTTTAGAATGGAGCAATAATCCACTTGATACTGATGTTTTCGTATTTCAGAATTTGACAAAAACCAAGGAAAATTATGTGTTCCGAAAAGAAAACAAACCTCTTTCTTATACAAGAATGCGAGAGCTATTTATAGAAGCATTTTCTCCGATTGTGCCAAATATAAAATCTTTTGGCCTTCACAGTCTAAGGTCTGGTGGAGCTTCTGCAGCTTGTAATTTTGGTATTTCTGATAGACTTTTCAAAAGGCATGGACGTTGGAGGTCGGAGACAGCAAAAGACGGTTACGTTAAGGACTCGTTTTCGGACAGAATGTTAGTTTCACAAAATTTGGGTCTTTAg